From Ignavibacterium sp.:
ATAACTTGCTTGAAATTAAAATTCCGGATTTTGCAGTATTTAAAACTGAACTTGATGTAAGAGATCTGAGAAAAACTATTGGTAGTGTAGATTGGGAGTACGGTAATCAATTGAGATTTAATATTATTGCGTATGCTTCGACTCCGGATGATCCAAAGTACGCAGTTGGAACTTACGCCGAATGGGATAATTACAATTTATTTTTGTTCAAACATAACGCTTTGCATCTAAAACTCTCAGCTGGCTATCACACAACTGATCCTGATCTTTTACAAGGATATTTTTATTTCGGTGGATTTGGTAACCGGGAAATTGAAAATGAACCGGTTAAACAATTTGAAAAAGTATTTCGATTTCCCGGAGTTCCTATTTATAGTATCGCAACTGATAAATTTCTTAAGTTAATGATTTCTAATAATCTTCCACCTATTAGAATTCCGAATATCGAATTATTTTCTCAATCACTTAAAAATATCAACATTTCAATTTACACGCAGGGATTACTTGTCAATTCTGAAATGAGTAAAAAGTTGGTTGATGTTGGAGCGCAGATTAATTTTATGTTTAACCACTGGTCTAATCTTGAATCGACATTCTCCGCAGGCATTGCTAAAGCTTGGTGGGATAATGGAAATAACTGGGAGTGGTTTCTTTCCTACAAATTACTTAAAGATTAGAAATTTTTTGAGTATTTTTTACCTGAGAGATTTGACAATTGCAATTTTTTTGCTTCATTTGGACGGTATTATTTTTGCCAACTTTCAATGTTTATTCTATATAATTTAACAGATGAAATTTTCAGAATTTAAAAAAAATATAGACGCGGGACTTAAAACTTCGCTGATTGAAGAGGAAAGCACTGAGCGAACAAAAAATCTTGAAATAATATTAAATATTATTAATAGCATAAACCGTTCTTTGGTTCTGGAAGATGTTTTAGAACTCGTTCTTAAAAATGCTATCCGCCTCACAAATTCAGAGCGAGGTTTTATAGTTCTCAAATCTCCGACTGGTAAACTCGAATTCAAACTTGGTCTGGACTCCAATAATAAAGAATTACCGGAAGAACTTTTCCAGGTTAGTTCCTCAGTCGTAGAAGATGTTTTTTACAACGGGCAATCCAGATTTATTGAAGGTGCCCAAAGTGATGCAATGTTTGTCCCTTCGAAAAGTATTGTACGACTTGACCTTCAGACAATTCTCTGCTCACCATTGATTACAGACGGACAAAAAATTGGTGTCATCTATGTTGATAGCAAACGACTTCATAAGATTAAAGAAAAAGATATAACAAACACTTTTGAAATTCTTGCAGGACAAGCTGCGAGTGCTATAAGAAATGCACAATTATACAATGCTCAGTTAAATGCAAACAAAGCACTACAGGAAGCAAATGAACAATTAGTAAAAGCTGAGAGAAAAGCACTTAAATCAAGTATTGATTCTGAAATTGGTCAGTCATTGCAATCGCTTGTTCACCTCGCTTTACTTGAAGGAGAAAGTTTGTACCGAATGATAGATGATATTCAAAAGCTGTTTGAAAAACGTCCGGAGTTTAAAGACTCAATAATCTTTGACAGACTTAAATTAAAAGCTAAAATTTCAACAGATAGTATCAGAAGCATTCAGAAATATGCACAGGTATTGCTCGAAACATCATTAATGAACCTTGTGAAAGATACAAATGATTTGAACAAGACAGTTCAGTCTGTGATTAAGTATCTTGTGCCGATGAAAAAATTTCAACTTGCTACTTTTAATACAGAACTCACGAATATTCCTCCTTGTAGTTTTGATTCTGAACAGATACAGCATGTTCTTGTTCATCTTATTACTAATTCAGTTAATGCAAAAAAGGATGCAACGATCACAATCAAGTCATTTACTTCTGATGATTATAATCACATTATAATTCAGGATGATGGGCCAGGAATGCCTTCAGAAATAAAAGACGATATTGTGAATAATTACACTCCGAGAAATAATAGTTACGGTTTATTTTTGTGTAAGAGTATTATCGAAAAACATAATGGTGAGATGAAATTTTTAGATGTTGAAAAAGGAACAGCAATTCAGATATCATTGCCTCTGAAATAATTTATGGATGAACTGAGAAAATATTTAGAGATATTATACAATCGATTACTTTTTCCTGTTGAAGTAATTGACAGCGAGGGAAGAATAATCTATGTAAATGAAGCTTTCACTTTAATGTGGGGATTTTCTCAGGATGAACTTATTGAATACTCTGTTTTTAATGATCTTGTGATGAGAGAGCAGGGTAAAATCAGTTTAATTAGTGAGGCATTAAATAATCTTTCACAAAAAACAATAGAACATTTTGAGGATTCATTACTTCGTTCACATCATAATGTAGTTCCTCTTATAAAAACCAGTGTATTTGGATTTGAAAATAATGGCGAAAGATATGCAGTGCTTATTCACGAAGATGTAACAGAGCAGGTTCTTACCGGCGAGGAAATAAAAAGGGCTAGAGATGCGAGTAAAGAAGCTGAAAGATTAAAAAATAATTTTCTGAATGTGCTATCTCACGAACTGCGAACTCCACTTAATATTATTCTGGGTTATTCGTCTCTCATAAAAGAAAATCTTTCTGATAAAATAAGCACAGAGGATAAGATTTATCTCGATAACCTTCACAGTGGAAGCGAAAGATTATTTAATACCATAAATCAGATGCTTGAGTTTGCTCATATTGAAGCTGGCAATTATTCAATTACTATTGAAACAGCAGATTTGGTGGGAATAATTCAGGGAAGTTTAGCTCAGTATGAAGAAGCAGCACGATCAAAAGGATTGGAAATAAGAACTAATTTCGTTCACAAAAAAGTTTTCGTTGATACTGATGTTCAATGCACTATGAATGCATTTAATAATCTGCTCAGTAATGCCGTTAAATTCACCAATCAGGGATTTATTGAAGTTGAAGTAGATGTAATGGAAGATAAGAATCTGGCTCTTTGCAGAGTACGTGATTCAGGCATAGGAATATCTACAAAATATCTTGATCATCTTTTCCAACCATTCAGTCAGGAAGATTTGAATATAGGAAGAAGCTATGAAGGAAACGGACTTGGATTGGCACTAGCCAAAAGATATCTTGAAAAAGTCGGTGGTTCTCTTCTTGTTGATAGCATAAAAGGAGTCGGTTCAACTTTTACTTTTACTCTTCCGCTTACATCATCGAGTAAGATTAAATATGATGATAAAGAAGAAGCAGAAATTCTTGCATCCAAAAAAATTCTTATGCTTGATAATGTCGGCGAAACTTATGAGCTGATAAGAGCATTTCTGAAAAGGGATTATCAGATAGTTAATTATACTTTAAGGGATTTCAGAATAGAATTAACACGCGATAATTCTTTCAGTCATATTGTCTTTGATGTTGAGAAGAATTTCTGGCAGCAGGCAATTCTGATTTGTAAGGACATAAAGAAAAATGATCCTTACAAGAGACCTATAATTGTTATCTCAAGTGAATTCATCGAAGAAAAAATCAGAGAATTTTATAACGCCGGTGCGAATAAATTTCTTATTAAACCTTTCGGAAAATCAGAACTTGTTAAAGTTCTCGACGAAGCAAAAGAGTACTCACTTTAGTTGATACAACTTCCACCACGGTGTGTGTGGTGATTCGTGATGCTCGTGATGATATCCAAAAAAGTAGCAAGTCAACATTGCAATTAAATGATTCTTCTTTAATGTTCTTGCGTTGTGTGGTTGCATCTCATCTGTGTGAGGTTTTTTATGAGGCAGATAAGTCCCAAAATAAAAAAGCTGAAATGTTCCAAGAAAAGCAGGAACTACCCAAAACATCCAGATAGAAATTTCATCAAACCAGATTTTCAATACATTAAATGCAATTGCCATAACTATAAGCTGAGTAACGGTTGTGTATCTATACAGAAATGTTAACCACCACAAGAAAAAATTTTGCGACTTGGTATTAAAGTCAGGATCTTTTTCTTCACCCGGATGTTTGTGATGCATAAAATGATTTTTTATTAATCTGTTGTAAGACATTCCTGCGAAAAGAAAAGTAGCTATTCTTCCAACCCAATCATTTACGATTCTGTTTTTAGAAACAGTTCGATGCATCGCATCGTGTCCGGTTATAAATAATCCGGTATAGAGATATGCCTGAATTAAAATGTGTAAATAAAACAAAGGTGAAGAAAAATTAACCTCTGCAAAATTTAAAATGTAAAAAAGATGTAACGCCCAGATAGAAATAATTGTGATTGCTATTAAAACTCCCATATTCACCTCATAAAGACAAAAAGAATTATGAAAAAAATAAATTGCGTTGCAAAAAATTTAATCGGTAAATCAGATTTAAGTTTAATACCCATTCTAAAATATAAAATTGTAAATATCATTGAAATGAAAAACCAGGCAAGATAATTCTGCAACGGGACAGAAATATCAGACCAGTTCCAGTAACCTAGTTTTATTGCAGATGGTTCCATAAAAAAATCAAATACAGTTGCCATCAGTGAAGCTGAAATAATTATCATTACTTTCTTATTAAGAAATTTTTCTGATAAAAGAATTGCTCCAAGAATTACCATTGTCCAATTAAATCCGATTATAACCGGAACATCAAGAAACTTTAAACCAAGTGTATCACCATACCAGTAAGAACCGAAAACCAGACCTGTCTTAACACCAATTACTTCTAAAGAAAATGTTGTTACATAAGTTAAAATTATCCAAGCTAAAAAATTTTTATTTGCTTTACTTAAAGAAGAAAACAAAACAACTCCGCCTGTAATCAATAAAGTCAATGGTGTAAGAAGTTTCATATAGTTTATAAGAGAGCTGGTAAGATGCCCGATAATTCCTACTGTATAAATCAGATAAATAAATATTTCTTCTTTAGTAAAAGTTAAATTCGTCTTTCTTTCCATTCGAGTTTTCCACTATAGGTTTTATAAACTGAAATTATTCCCACAACAAAAACAAAAATCATTTGTATTGGATGTAAAAGTAAATTAGCAAAAACATTTTGCTTGCTTTTAATTGAAATAAATATTCTTGAAAAAATTATAAGAGTAAGAAGTAAAACCGAATAAAATAAATTTTCCCATATCATCAAAGGAATTAACGAAGCAAGTGTTATTAGTGAGACAAATAAAAGAAAAGTTAATCCGCTTGTATTGAATCCCGGGAAAAAATTTTTTGAAAATCCATTGATTGCATCTTTCAAATTGGAATACATTCTGCAGAAAACAAAATTACCTCCCAGAAGTGTTTTTATCTTAATACCATTTGATTTACAAAGTCGTGCAAACTCCATATCCTCGACAGGTTTATTTTTGACACTGCTGTGCCCACCAATTTTGTGATAAATGTTTTTTCTCCACAGAATAAACTGACCATTAGCTGCAACAAAAGATTTGTTATTTGATTTGTGAACTAATATCAAAGGTAAAAATCCCAAAAGTAACCAATTCATTAATGGAACAATTAACCACTCCGAAAATGATTTGATAATCTGCGTCGGGAAAACAGATAACATTCCGGCTTCAGAAAAATTCATTTCGTTGATTGCTGATGTAACAGCTTTTTCATTCAGTCTAACATCAGCATCGATGAATAGTAAATATTCACCACTTGCTTCCTTAGCGAGTTGATGACAAGCCCAATTCTTTCCAAGCCAACCTTCGGGTAAATCAGAGCCATTTATTATTTTGATTTTATCAGAAAAGTGTTGAAGCAATTCATAAGTTCTGTCAGTTGAATTATCATTAAGTACAACAATCTCTTTGTTTGAATATGTTTGATGAAGACAGCTTTTCACACAATCTGATATATTATGCTCTTCATTTCTGGCAGGAATAAGAATTGAAACTAGCTTTGATTCTTCTTTCAATTCGAATTTGTCTTCAATAACAGGCGCAGTAAAAAAATTAATAATTGAAACTACAAAGATTATTGAAACAATAACTGCAGAGATTATATAAACAATCGTAATCATAGATTAAAAAATACTCTCACCTTCAGTTGATAAAACATTCTTTAGCTTATTTATGTTTTCATTGAACCTTTCTGACAAAACTTCTTTATCATTTTTGATTTCTGATGACTGAATCAATTTATCTGTTCTGGTTAAGATAAAAGGCAGTTTTTCATTTGAATAAAATATTTTATTAGCGACAGGAAGAATATCAAATTCTTTTGATAAATACCTTGCAAGAAATTCAATTCCTTCGTTATAGTTCAGAGAAGTTTTTTCAAATGGTTCAATTTCTCCTTGTGGAAAAATAACAACACAGTTATCGGGATTCTCAAGTAAATCTAATGTATAGCGCAATGTAGCAACAGTAGATTGCTTGTTAGCGGGATTTGTAGAAAAGCATCCAATCTTTTGAAAGAACCAATATCTCCGCAACTGATTTTCAAGCATCATAATAAAAATTTTTTTATTCGTTTTCTTCTTAAGTAAAAAATAAACAAAGAATCCATCCCACCACGAAAAATGATTTGGCGCTACAACAAGACTTCTCTCAGGTGATGTTTCAGGAAAAGAATTTATTAATCTGAAATCCTTAAAATATTTTTTTAATAATCTTTCAATATAAAAATCGAATACTAACAAAGCCCACTTTTTTCTTTCTGCTTTAATCATTTTTTGTCTTCACTCTTAATTATGTCAGAAACAATTTTTCCTGAAAGAATTACCAGCGGAATTCCTCCACCGGGATGAGCACTGCCACCACAGAAATATAAATTATTTATTGTTCTCGATTTGTTCTGTTGACGAAGAAACGCCGAGGTTTTTTTATCGGAAGAAATTCCGTAAATGCTACCACGAAATGCAGCCGTTTTGATTTCAAGATCTTTAGGTGTTAAAATTTTCTCAAACAAAATAAAATCTTCAATCTTTGTTTCAAGAGTTCGATTTATTTTTTCTAGAACTCTCTTTCTTACATTCCGGATTTCATTTTCCCAATCCTGACCTTCATCAAAAGGGGAGTTTATCATTACAAACCAATTTTCTTTTCCGGCTGGAGCATCATCAGAGTTTAACTTGCTCGAAATGTAAATGTAAATAGTAGGATCGTCAGGCAATCGTCTTTGTTTGGTAAGCTGATCGAACTCTGTTTTATAGTCGTCTGAAAAGATAATGTTGTGAGTTTCAAGCTCGTCAAATTTTTTGCTTACTGCCCAATAAAAAACAACTCCTGAAAGCGATGGTTTAAGTTTATTATATCGTCTGCTTTCGAAAGTTCTAATACCATCCAATAGTTTTTGAAATGTGAAATTCACATCAACATTTGAAATTATTCTATCGAAATAGATTGGGTCTTCATTAATTTTTAATCCAACAGCAATTTTTTCTTTTAATATTATCTTATCCACTTTAGTATTAAAATGGAAATTAACTCCCTTCTTTTCACATTGTTTAGTCAATGCTTTTGTAATAGAATAAATCCCACCTTTGGGCATATAACTTCCAGGGAAATATTCTACATAAGGAATAATATTTAGTGTAGCAGGAGCTTCATAGGGATTGGAGCCGTTATATGTAGCATATCTATCGAACAATTGAATAAGTTTTTTATCCTTGAAAAAATCCGAAACAGCCTGATGGACAGTTCTGAATGAATCAATTTTATTTATGTTAAATAAAGTTCTAAATGCCTTTTTATTGAAAAAAGTTTTTAATGATGAAGGTGAATTGAATAAGAATAAATCAGCCGTTAAATCGAAAATAGTTTTAGAGTAATTAAAAAATTCTTTAAGAGATTCATCATCATCAATTGTTTTTTCGGAAATTTCATCTCCGAACTTTTCGATATCCGAATAAGCATTTATTACAGTTTTGTCACTGTAAAAGTATCTGCAAATTGTTTCCAGCTTTTCCAACTTCAGATATTCAGAAATATTTTCGCTACATTCGTTAAAGAGGTCTTCAATAACATAAGGCATTGTGAGAAGAGAAGGACCGGTATCAAACCTGAATCCTTGTTCAGAAAATTCTGCAGCTTTGCCACCTGCGTAAGAATTTTGTTCGAAAATATGAACTTCGTATCCTGCATTTGCAAGTCGTGCTGCAGCAGATAAGCCACCTAAACCTGCTCCAATGATTGCAATCTTCTTCATCGCTTTCTTTTGTTTGATAATTCATAGAACAATATCCAGAGCGAAATCATAGAAAATGAATAAAGAAAATCTTCAAGTGGTATTGTGATAAATCTTTTTCCAAAGAAAGCAGAATCATTGTAAGTTACAACAGGTATTGATGTGAGAAAATAATTTACTACCAGAAACGGAATAAAGCTTATCAGCATTGTGAGCCAATAGTGAAATGAATTAAGTAAATCCAAATTCAGATAAACTGCAAACAGAAAAAATAATCCTGTAAAAATACTGACAGTAAAGGTGTAATGTTGATAATTAAAAATTGCTGCAAATAAAATCAGTGCAATGGCTCCAATCAGGAATAATTTTTTATCAAGCTGAAATCTTTTCTCTTTAGTATAGAATTTCACTGTTTCATAGATAAAAACACAGGAATAAGGAACCGTAATGAAAAATAAAATTTCTTCAAGAGGTAATCCAAAAAAATAAATACCCACAAGATGGTCTGGATTAAATGCCCAATCGCCACGCTTTGTTGCAAAGATATCCCAAATTATATACGCTGTACTTACAATTAGAATTGAGAAAATTAAATGCGGAAGTTTTTTATAATATCTTAGATTTTTATCAAAAGATAAAATAAGCGGTACAATTATAATGAGTATGTTAATTATCAGATATGTGCTCATAAAAAAGCCGGTTTTTTACACCGGCAAAATAGTTAGGATAAAATAATTTTAAGTTAGTTTAAGTAACCTTACTTCAACTAAACCTCTTAGAAGTAAAGCAAGCTTAGTCGGATTAGAAACACGTACTCTTCCTTTCATTAAATCTTTAACTTTCATCCGTTTAATTTTTCTGAACAATGCAAGGTAATAAAGATAAGCTGAATAAACTCCAAGCTTAACTCCATAGGGTAATTTTTTAATTCCTTCAAGCGCCTCCTTGAATTCTCTTTCAACATCTTTTTCAAGATTCTTTTTACTTTCGTCATCAATTTTCTGAGCGTGATTTATTCCGGGCAAATAAATTCTGTCTCTTTCTTCCATATCGCTTTTAATGTCGCGAAGAAAATTTACTTTTTGAAATGCAGAACCCAAACTTCGTGCAGGTGCAATCAGACGATTAAATAATTCTTTATCATCACCACAAAAAACCTTAAGACACATTAAGCCAACAACTTCTGCTGAACCATAAATATACTCTTTGTATTCATCGTGTTCATAATATGAATTTGATAAATCCATTTCCATGCTTTTAAGGAATGCATCAATGTAGTGATAATCAATTTTATACTCATTAACAGTCTGAACGAATGCTTGTAAAATGGGATTTGTAGAGATTCCGGTTTTTAAAGCTTCTTCGGTTTCTTTTCTAAAATTTTCCATCAGTCTCTTTTGATCAAAACCATGAAATGTATCAACTATTTCATCAGCAAGACGAACGAATCCATAAATACCATAAATGGCATCACGGTAATGAGGCGCAAATGCGGCAATGCCTAAACTGAAAGAAGTGCTATATGTTTTGGTAACCAGTTTGCTGATGTTGAAAGATGTTTTATTGTATAATTCCATAGTCTGCCTTTATTCTTTCTGTAACAAGTTTTGAACTGATGATAACCATTGGAAGTCCTGTTCCCGGAGTTGTAGAAGCGCCCACATAATATAAATTCGGAAACACTTCATCTTTATTCTTTGGTCTGAAAGCACCAACCTGATTGATGCCGTGAGCTAATCCCAATCCTGAACCTTTATAAAGGTTGAACATTTTTTCCCACTCAATTGGTGAATAGACTTCTTTAACAAGAATGTTTGATTCAATATCAAATCTGGTTCTGTTAGATAAATCTTTAATTATATTGTTTGCAATTTCTTCTTTGTCATCCCAGTTACTTTTATATCTTCTGTCAGGAACCGGACAAAGAATAAAAATATTTTCACAACCATCCGGCGCACACTCAGGATTTGATTTGGAAGATACATTAACATAGTAATAAGGTTTTTGAGGAATTATGGATGAAGTAAAAATCTTATCAGCATAACCTCTGAAATTACTTCCTAAGAAATAGTTATGGTGCATGAGCGAATCAATCTTTCCTTTAACACCAAGATAAATTGTAAATGGTGCTAAAGTCCAATCCATTTTATCAAGTCTTTCTTCAGAAAATTTCTTTCGTCCTAAAAT
This genomic window contains:
- a CDS encoding glycosyltransferase family 2 protein, whose product is MITIVYIISAVIVSIIFVVSIINFFTAPVIEDKFELKEESKLVSILIPARNEEHNISDCVKSCLHQTYSNKEIVVLNDNSTDRTYELLQHFSDKIKIINGSDLPEGWLGKNWACHQLAKEASGEYLLFIDADVRLNEKAVTSAINEMNFSEAGMLSVFPTQIIKSFSEWLIVPLMNWLLLGFLPLILVHKSNNKSFVAANGQFILWRKNIYHKIGGHSSVKNKPVEDMEFARLCKSNGIKIKTLLGGNFVFCRMYSNLKDAINGFSKNFFPGFNTSGLTFLLFVSLITLASLIPLMIWENLFYSVLLLTLIIFSRIFISIKSKQNVFANLLLHPIQMIFVFVVGIISVYKTYSGKLEWKERRI
- a CDS encoding lycopene cyclase domain-containing protein, which gives rise to MSTYLIINILIIIVPLILSFDKNLRYYKKLPHLIFSILIVSTAYIIWDIFATKRGDWAFNPDHLVGIYFFGLPLEEILFFITVPYSCVFIYETVKFYTKEKRFQLDKKLFLIGAIALILFAAIFNYQHYTFTVSIFTGLFFLFAVYLNLDLLNSFHYWLTMLISFIPFLVVNYFLTSIPVVTYNDSAFFGKRFITIPLEDFLYSFSMISLWILFYELSNKRKR
- the crtI gene encoding phytoene desaturase family protein produces the protein MKKIAIIGAGLGGLSAAARLANAGYEVHIFEQNSYAGGKAAEFSEQGFRFDTGPSLLTMPYVIEDLFNECSENISEYLKLEKLETICRYFYSDKTVINAYSDIEKFGDEISEKTIDDDESLKEFFNYSKTIFDLTADLFLFNSPSSLKTFFNKKAFRTLFNINKIDSFRTVHQAVSDFFKDKKLIQLFDRYATYNGSNPYEAPATLNIIPYVEYFPGSYMPKGGIYSITKALTKQCEKKGVNFHFNTKVDKIILKEKIAVGLKINEDPIYFDRIISNVDVNFTFQKLLDGIRTFESRRYNKLKPSLSGVVFYWAVSKKFDELETHNIIFSDDYKTEFDQLTKQRRLPDDPTIYIYISSKLNSDDAPAGKENWFVMINSPFDEGQDWENEIRNVRKRVLEKINRTLETKIEDFILFEKILTPKDLEIKTAAFRGSIYGISSDKKTSAFLRQQNKSRTINNLYFCGGSAHPGGGIPLVILSGKIVSDIIKSEDKK
- a CDS encoding fatty acid desaturase, with protein sequence MGVLIAITIISIWALHLFYILNFAEVNFSSPLFYLHILIQAYLYTGLFITGHDAMHRTVSKNRIVNDWVGRIATFLFAGMSYNRLIKNHFMHHKHPGEEKDPDFNTKSQNFFLWWLTFLYRYTTVTQLIVMAIAFNVLKIWFDEISIWMFWVVPAFLGTFQLFYFGTYLPHKKPHTDEMQPHNARTLKKNHLIAMLTCYFFGYHHEHHESPHTPWWKLYQLK
- a CDS encoding ATP-binding protein yields the protein MKFSEFKKNIDAGLKTSLIEEESTERTKNLEIILNIINSINRSLVLEDVLELVLKNAIRLTNSERGFIVLKSPTGKLEFKLGLDSNNKELPEELFQVSSSVVEDVFYNGQSRFIEGAQSDAMFVPSKSIVRLDLQTILCSPLITDGQKIGVIYVDSKRLHKIKEKDITNTFEILAGQAASAIRNAQLYNAQLNANKALQEANEQLVKAERKALKSSIDSEIGQSLQSLVHLALLEGESLYRMIDDIQKLFEKRPEFKDSIIFDRLKLKAKISTDSIRSIQKYAQVLLETSLMNLVKDTNDLNKTVQSVIKYLVPMKKFQLATFNTELTNIPPCSFDSEQIQHVLVHLITNSVNAKKDATITIKSFTSDDYNHIIIQDDGPGMPSEIKDDIVNNYTPRNNSYGLFLCKSIIEKHNGEMKFLDVEKGTAIQISLPLK
- a CDS encoding carotenoid biosynthesis protein, with translation MERKTNLTFTKEEIFIYLIYTVGIIGHLTSSLINYMKLLTPLTLLITGGVVLFSSLSKANKNFLAWIILTYVTTFSLEVIGVKTGLVFGSYWYGDTLGLKFLDVPVIIGFNWTMVILGAILLSEKFLNKKVMIIISASLMATVFDFFMEPSAIKLGYWNWSDISVPLQNYLAWFFISMIFTILYFRMGIKLKSDLPIKFFATQFIFFIILFVFMR
- a CDS encoding ATP-binding protein, whose translation is MDELRKYLEILYNRLLFPVEVIDSEGRIIYVNEAFTLMWGFSQDELIEYSVFNDLVMREQGKISLISEALNNLSQKTIEHFEDSLLRSHHNVVPLIKTSVFGFENNGERYAVLIHEDVTEQVLTGEEIKRARDASKEAERLKNNFLNVLSHELRTPLNIILGYSSLIKENLSDKISTEDKIYLDNLHSGSERLFNTINQMLEFAHIEAGNYSITIETADLVGIIQGSLAQYEEAARSKGLEIRTNFVHKKVFVDTDVQCTMNAFNNLLSNAVKFTNQGFIEVEVDVMEDKNLALCRVRDSGIGISTKYLDHLFQPFSQEDLNIGRSYEGNGLGLALAKRYLEKVGGSLLVDSIKGVGSTFTFTLPLTSSSKIKYDDKEEAEILASKKILMLDNVGETYELIRAFLKRDYQIVNYTLRDFRIELTRDNSFSHIVFDVEKNFWQQAILICKDIKKNDPYKRPIIVISSEFIEEKIREFYNAGANKFLIKPFGKSELVKVLDEAKEYSL
- a CDS encoding lysophospholipid acyltransferase family protein; its protein translation is MIKAERKKWALLVFDFYIERLLKKYFKDFRLINSFPETSPERSLVVAPNHFSWWDGFFVYFLLKKKTNKKIFIMMLENQLRRYWFFQKIGCFSTNPANKQSTVATLRYTLDLLENPDNCVVIFPQGEIEPFEKTSLNYNEGIEFLARYLSKEFDILPVANKIFYSNEKLPFILTRTDKLIQSSEIKNDKEVLSERFNENINKLKNVLSTEGESIF
- a CDS encoding phytoene/squalene synthase family protein; amino-acid sequence: MELYNKTSFNISKLVTKTYSTSFSLGIAAFAPHYRDAIYGIYGFVRLADEIVDTFHGFDQKRLMENFRKETEEALKTGISTNPILQAFVQTVNEYKIDYHYIDAFLKSMEMDLSNSYYEHDEYKEYIYGSAEVVGLMCLKVFCGDDKELFNRLIAPARSLGSAFQKVNFLRDIKSDMEERDRIYLPGINHAQKIDDESKKNLEKDVEREFKEALEGIKKLPYGVKLGVYSAYLYYLALFRKIKRMKVKDLMKGRVRVSNPTKLALLLRGLVEVRLLKLT